The region ATGCATCCGTTGAACAACCCAACGAACTTTAAACTGACAGTTGATTTGAACAACGCAGGTAATGGTAGATACGCAGGTGTCGTAAAAATCTCTTACGTAGACACTGGTTACCAATATGAAGGTAAGTTTGAAGCGGGTTCCGGCACAAACGTAAGCTATAAAGGTATGAAAGATAACGGTTTGATGGAAGCTGAGTTCAACAGATGGTTCATCATCAATGGTAAGTACTACTTCTCTGCATACTTCCAAGATGCTTACGGTGCGATCGTGCTAGTAGTTGATAACTATATCAACCAAGGTGACGCTCAAGGTTCAGGAACATTGTCGGGCTCTGTTTACTACAAAAACTTTGCTCAATCCTATGTTCAACAATCACCTTACAGAAAATGCTGGTACATCTATGACGGTCCTTACAACTGCCGCGCTTCTGCTGTGATGAACAAAAACACTCCATACCCTGGAGACGGTTACAGAAAGCTTGGTACATTCTCAGGACTTTCTAAAGCAGCAGCGATCAAATAAGAGTGACGGATAACGAAGTAGAAATTAGATAGAAGTTTAACTAGGGATTAAAAGAAAGAATTGGAAACTAGGAGAGATTTATGGAAAGACTTAACAAAAAGACTTTAAGTTTTCCAGCAATGGTATTCACAAAAGCTTTAGCAGCGCTGGGAATTGTTCTGACACTGGCAGCGTGTGGTAAAGGTGGTAGCGGCGGGACAACGCCGATCGTGGGTATCAATGGTTGCCAAAACTGCGGTGGTATTACTGCTCCAACAGTGATCACAACTTTTAGCAGCCAAGCATCGACCAACGCATTTACTTTGTCGAATATGCAAGTGTATGCGCAGGCGGGTTTGATTCAGCCAAATGCTTCAGGTTACAACTATAAGTGGTACAACGGTCCCATTGCGATGCAAGGAACTCTCACTGTACCAACTACGTTCTACGATACTACAAACTCAGGCTGTGTGGTGCCAGCAGGAACTTACTACTTGCAGACATACTCTGTAGGACAGCTTGGCAACCTAGGTGCAAACGTATCAGTTCCAGCATTGCTAACAACTGCGGGTAACATCGAGTTGAAGATCGAATCTACTGGAGTTGCTGGAGGCGGTTTCGTCGATGAAGGTCGTAAGCTTTATGCAAAAGTTACGATCGTACGCGCGAATGGCTACGTATGTTCAGCGATGTTTGCTGATACGATCTTGTAATATCAAAACTTAAGAATAACTTGCGCCCCAAGGATAAAACCTTGGGGCTTTTTATTTCAAAAGCCTTACATAATAATTGCTTGCGCTTCGAGGAAAGTCTAGGTCTAATATCGGTATGGAATTACCTCTTTGGATCGACTTCTTTGATGAGCTTCAAAATGTCCGGGGACGTTCTCAGAATACGGTGATGGCATATCGCCGTGATTTAGAACTCTACATGGAATACAAAAAAACCAACAAAACGGTGAGCGGATTTTATGAGTTTATGAAGAAAAATAAACTCTCCACGCGTTCTCAAGCGCGCGTGATTTCTTCTCTGCGCACGTATTTCAAGTTCTGTGAGACACGCGGGATGAAATGTGAGGAGCTTCGTGAGCTTCGTCCGCCGAAAGTGAAAGTCGGACTTCCTAAAGTTTTAACTCCACAAGAATTCCAAATGCTTTTTGATGCGGCTGAAGTGCAAGATCCTATTCGCACAGCTCGCAATCAGCTGACTTTGCTTTTCTTGTATGGCTTGGGTTGCCGCGTTTCTGAATTGATTGCTTTAAACATCGTAGACTTCAATCCGACGGATCGTTGGATCAAAGTTCTAGGTAAAGGCAGCAAAGAGCGTTTGGTTCCTTTGACTGAAAAGCTTGCGGAAAATCTAACCACTTATCTTAAAGAACACCGTCCGATGTTAGTGAAAGAAAACAGCCCTTCGATCTTGATTAATGATCGCGGTCATCGTCCTTCACGCGTCGATGTGTGGAGATGGTTGGCAGCTTGGTCTTTAAGAGCGGGATTCCCAGAACCTGTGAATCCACATCGCTTCCGTCATGGATGCGCGACGGCTCTTTTGGAAAGTGGTGCGGATCTTCGTTCGATTCAAATGTTGTTGGGTCACGCAAGTATTCAAACAACACAAATCTATACGAGTGTAACGACAAATACGATGTCGCGCACGATTGAAGAACACCATCCGCTGTCGCAGATGGTCGAAGTGGACAAATAGATCGTCCGAACCTCGAAGGGGCTTCAGAATAAGAAGCCCTTTGTTTTTTTCGTAAGTCGAGATTTCTTTTGCAAAGATATTTCGGCATGAAAATACAGTCTTTAATTCGTGAAAATGATCGTCTGGTGCCAGTGGAAGTCGAACTTTCTTTGATTCCTGGGTTGCCACAAATTCAATTCTTGGGTCTTCCTGATCAAGCCATCAAAGAAAGCATTCATCGAATCAAAAGTGCCATTCGTGCTCAAGGTTTTGAATTTCCGAAAGCGCAGCAGATTTTAGTGAATCTTCGTCCTTCGCATTTGAAAAAGTCTTCGCGAGGG is a window of Bdellovibrio bacteriovorus DNA encoding:
- a CDS encoding site-specific tyrosine recombinase encodes the protein MELPLWIDFFDELQNVRGRSQNTVMAYRRDLELYMEYKKTNKTVSGFYEFMKKNKLSTRSQARVISSLRTYFKFCETRGMKCEELRELRPPKVKVGLPKVLTPQEFQMLFDAAEVQDPIRTARNQLTLLFLYGLGCRVSELIALNIVDFNPTDRWIKVLGKGSKERLVPLTEKLAENLTTYLKEHRPMLVKENSPSILINDRGHRPSRVDVWRWLAAWSLRAGFPEPVNPHRFRHGCATALLESGADLRSIQMLLGHASIQTTQIYTSVTTNTMSRTIEEHHPLSQMVEVDK